The Saccharopolyspora gloriosae genome has a segment encoding these proteins:
- a CDS encoding MFS transporter gives MTETRTPGTTPGEHRKAAWAAWIGSALEYYDFFIYGTAAALVFNKIFFPASSPATGTLLALATFGVGYLARPIGAFVLGHIGDRFGRKRVLVLTVLLMGVATVGVGCLPTYEQIGVAAPITLVVLRLAQGFSAAGEQSGASSMTLEHAPEHRRGYFTSFTLSGTQAGQILATAIFLPIAALPQEQLLSWGWRVPFWLSGLVVIVALVIRRTLDETPVFQQEAGKADKELPLAVLFRDHWADVLRVVVASTVAAVSTIFTVHALSYAVNTIGLERSPMLWVGVLANVVALAAIPLCALLSDRIGRKPVFIGGTAACAVLMFGYLWSISTGQYPLIFLTGILLFGIAYSAPNGVWPSFYAEMFPPKVRLSGMAVGTQIGFAIAGFSPSIAEAIGPGRDGWIAVSMFIAVLCAFNIIAVATGRETHRVPTGELGERAAPRPTVTSS, from the coding sequence GTGACCGAGACCCGCACACCCGGAACGACCCCGGGCGAACACCGCAAAGCCGCATGGGCGGCCTGGATCGGCAGCGCGCTCGAGTACTACGACTTCTTCATCTACGGCACGGCCGCTGCGCTGGTCTTCAACAAGATCTTCTTCCCGGCGTCCTCTCCCGCCACCGGCACCCTGCTCGCGCTGGCCACGTTCGGCGTCGGCTACCTGGCGCGACCCATCGGCGCCTTCGTCCTCGGCCACATCGGCGACCGCTTCGGACGCAAGCGAGTCCTGGTGCTCACGGTGCTGCTGATGGGGGTCGCGACGGTCGGCGTGGGCTGCCTGCCGACCTACGAGCAGATCGGCGTCGCCGCGCCGATCACCCTCGTCGTGCTGCGACTGGCGCAAGGATTCTCCGCGGCGGGCGAACAATCCGGCGCCAGCTCCATGACGCTCGAACACGCCCCCGAGCACCGGCGCGGCTACTTCACCAGCTTCACGCTCAGCGGCACCCAAGCCGGGCAGATCCTCGCCACCGCGATCTTCCTGCCGATCGCCGCGTTACCGCAGGAACAGCTGCTGAGCTGGGGCTGGCGGGTGCCGTTCTGGCTCAGCGGCCTCGTCGTCATCGTCGCCCTCGTCATCCGGCGCACCCTCGACGAAACCCCGGTCTTCCAGCAAGAAGCCGGAAAAGCCGACAAGGAACTGCCGCTGGCGGTGCTGTTCCGCGATCACTGGGCGGACGTGCTGCGCGTCGTCGTGGCCTCCACCGTCGCCGCCGTCAGCACGATCTTCACCGTGCACGCCCTGAGCTACGCGGTGAACACCATCGGCCTGGAACGCAGCCCGATGCTGTGGGTCGGGGTGCTGGCGAACGTCGTGGCGCTGGCCGCGATCCCGCTGTGCGCGCTGCTGTCCGACCGGATCGGGCGCAAACCGGTGTTCATCGGCGGCACGGCGGCGTGCGCGGTGCTGATGTTCGGCTACCTGTGGTCGATCTCCACCGGGCAGTACCCGCTGATCTTCCTGACCGGGATCCTGCTGTTCGGCATCGCCTACAGCGCGCCGAACGGTGTCTGGCCTTCGTTCTACGCCGAAATGTTCCCGCCGAAGGTGCGGCTGTCCGGGATGGCCGTCGGCACTCAGATCGGCTTCGCCATCGCCGGTTTCTCCCCCAGCATCGCCGAAGCCATCGGCCCGGGGCGCGACGGCTGGATCGCGGTGTCGATGTTCATCGCCGTGCTCTGCGCGTTCAACATCATCGCGGTGGCCACCGGGCGGGAAACACACCGCGTTCCCACCGGTGAGCTGGGCGAGCGCGCCGCGCCGCGGCCGACCGTCACCTCGAGCTGA
- a CDS encoding TetR/AcrR family transcriptional regulator, giving the protein MLDVALAEFADKGYAGARVDEIAARTSTTKRMIYYYFGGKEQLYIAALERAYAAIRGIEQRLDVADLAPKQAIRRVAESTFDHHESHPAFIRLVCIENIDHGRHLAKSAELPGLGTPALEVLTGILERGREAGLFRADVDALDVHMAISSFCVFRTANRHTFQAIFDRDMLDPTRREHYRRMVGDLVLSYLSATPETA; this is encoded by the coding sequence CTGCTGGACGTGGCCCTCGCCGAATTCGCCGACAAGGGCTACGCCGGAGCCCGCGTGGACGAGATCGCGGCCCGCACCAGCACCACCAAGCGGATGATCTACTACTACTTCGGCGGCAAGGAGCAGCTCTACATCGCCGCGCTGGAACGCGCCTACGCCGCGATCCGCGGCATCGAGCAGCGACTCGACGTGGCGGACCTGGCTCCGAAGCAGGCGATCCGGCGAGTGGCGGAGTCGACCTTCGACCACCACGAGTCGCATCCGGCGTTCATCCGGCTGGTGTGCATCGAGAACATCGACCACGGCAGGCACCTGGCCAAGTCCGCCGAACTGCCCGGCCTCGGCACGCCCGCACTGGAAGTGCTCACCGGCATCCTGGAGCGCGGCCGGGAGGCGGGCCTGTTCCGCGCGGACGTGGACGCGCTGGACGTGCACATGGCGATCAGCTCGTTCTGCGTCTTCCGGACCGCCAACCGGCACACGTTCCAGGCGATCTTCGACCGGGACATGCTCGATCCGACTCGCCGGGAGCACTACCGCCGCATGGTCGGTGACCTGGTGCTGAGCTACCTGAGCGCAACCCCCGAAACCGCCTGA
- a CDS encoding ABC transporter ATP-binding protein, with the protein MRLPLADRTEVLRWLRRTAAAHRREFSLMMLLFGLTTVVGLIGPQLLGRLVDSVSTGTEVWRVDALAAGFLLVLVVHALLARAARLRAAVFGETVLAETREDVVARALRLPLGTVEDAGTGDLLSRSTADVDRLDFTVREAAPELTAAVLTIALTAVAMIITSPLLACGLLVAVPLLVAVSRWYFPRAAKTISRLLQDWANVQSSIHETVQGARTIDSMRLTERRRAHNDQVLDRAINGEKRHRTLLSVFLPTLELAYALPIAAILLIGGWSYQAGWVQLGTVTTVVLYAATLSAPLAELFAWLEEMQLGHAALSRILGVPQAPPERAEPVPASAAGHDLVLRDVRFSYRTGREVLHGIDLHVPAGERLVIVGPSGAGKSTLGRLIAGISAPDSGSVAFGDVEITALPTARTRQEVVLLTQEHHVFTASLRDNLSLPESREWRDAELLDALETVGAAKWARLLPDGLDTVIGSGGDPVPAAVAQQLALARVVLADPHTLVLDEATSLLDGDSSRDLERSLSTLLTGRTVIAIAHRLHTARTADRVAVVDGGRIVELGAHRDLLAADGSYAALHRTALGQ; encoded by the coding sequence ATGAGGCTCCCGCTGGCCGACCGGACCGAGGTGCTGCGCTGGCTGCGACGCACCGCCGCCGCCCACCGCCGCGAGTTCTCCCTGATGATGCTGCTGTTCGGGCTGACCACGGTGGTCGGTCTGATCGGCCCGCAACTGCTCGGGCGGCTGGTGGACTCCGTGTCGACGGGCACCGAGGTGTGGCGGGTGGACGCGCTGGCCGCCGGGTTCCTCCTGGTGCTCGTCGTGCACGCGCTGCTGGCCCGCGCGGCCCGGCTGCGCGCGGCCGTGTTCGGCGAGACCGTGCTGGCCGAGACCCGGGAGGACGTGGTGGCCCGCGCGTTGCGGCTGCCGCTGGGCACCGTGGAGGACGCGGGCACCGGTGATCTGCTCAGCCGCTCCACTGCCGACGTGGACCGGCTCGACTTCACCGTGCGCGAAGCCGCACCGGAACTCACTGCGGCCGTGCTCACCATCGCGCTCACCGCCGTCGCGATGATCATCACTTCGCCGCTGCTGGCCTGCGGGCTGCTCGTCGCGGTGCCGCTGCTGGTGGCCGTGAGCCGGTGGTACTTCCCGCGCGCCGCGAAGACGATCAGCAGGCTGCTGCAGGACTGGGCCAACGTGCAGTCGAGCATCCACGAAACCGTGCAAGGCGCCCGCACCATCGACTCGATGCGGCTCACCGAGCGGCGCCGCGCGCACAACGACCAGGTCCTGGACCGGGCCATCAACGGCGAGAAGCGGCACCGCACGCTGCTGTCGGTGTTCCTGCCGACGCTGGAACTGGCCTACGCGCTGCCGATCGCGGCGATCCTGCTGATCGGCGGCTGGAGCTACCAGGCGGGCTGGGTCCAGCTGGGCACGGTGACCACGGTCGTGCTGTACGCGGCGACGTTGTCGGCTCCGCTGGCCGAACTCTTCGCGTGGCTGGAGGAGATGCAGCTCGGCCACGCCGCGCTCAGCCGCATCCTCGGCGTGCCGCAGGCGCCGCCGGAACGCGCCGAACCGGTCCCGGCGAGCGCGGCCGGGCACGACCTGGTGCTGCGCGACGTGCGGTTCTCCTACCGGACCGGCCGGGAGGTCCTGCACGGCATCGACCTGCACGTGCCCGCCGGTGAGCGGCTCGTCATCGTCGGGCCGTCCGGAGCGGGGAAGTCCACGCTGGGGCGGCTCATCGCCGGGATCAGCGCGCCCGACTCGGGTTCGGTGGCGTTCGGCGACGTGGAGATCACGGCACTGCCCACCGCCCGCACCCGGCAGGAGGTCGTGCTGCTCACGCAGGAACATCACGTGTTCACCGCGAGCCTGCGGGACAACCTGTCGCTGCCGGAGTCGCGGGAGTGGCGGGACGCGGAACTGCTCGACGCGTTGGAGACGGTGGGCGCGGCGAAATGGGCGCGGCTGCTCCCGGACGGGTTGGACACCGTCATCGGCTCCGGTGGCGATCCGGTGCCCGCGGCGGTGGCTCAGCAGCTCGCGCTGGCTCGGGTGGTGCTGGCCGACCCGCACACGTTGGTGCTGGACGAGGCGACGTCACTGCTCGACGGGGACAGCTCCCGAGACCTGGAGCGGTCGCTGTCGACGCTGCTCACCGGCCGCACGGTGATCGCCATCGCGCACCGGCTGCACACCGCGCGGACCGCCGACCGGGTGGCGGTGGTCGACGGCGGCCGCATCGTGGAGCTCGGCGCGCACCGGGACCTGCTGGCCGCGGACGGCTCCTACGCGGCGCTGCACCGCACCGCCCTCGGCCAGTAG
- a CDS encoding ABC transporter ATP-binding protein, whose amino-acid sequence MTPDARGPVRFLWSLLRVRPGLLILAPVTGSLWLLPTAVLPLVIGRALDAGIAGRDGSALLGWTLVALGLGVVQALGAAALGWTAHTLWLHGAGSAERVVLHHVAGLGGSLTRQVRHGEVVAVGSSDIYQVGKAFEVLARLAGAIVAFLVAAAALLTISPLMGAVALVGVPLATLGIGPLLRPLRRREEVQRENLTGLNTLAADIVSGLRILRGIGGEARFHARFVTASGKVRDAGIAAGRVTAWLAGAEILLPGLVTVLVTWLGARMALSGTISVGELVAFYGVSSFLVIPVRTATEAASTFASAVVAAGRACGLLRLRPEPADPPKPRALPIGPLALVDERTGAHAEAGELTAIDAAGHGEALAERFARHTSDGRVHAGDVPLDEVEIAVLRDRIVLAHNQDLLFAGPVRAGLDLGSPVLVETALHAADAEDVLDALPADGALTEQARSLSGGQRQRLLLARALCSDADVLVLDEPTSAVDAHTEARIVRRVRELRKGRTTIVLTQSPLWHAIADRALHVTGGAE is encoded by the coding sequence ATGACTCCCGATGCGCGCGGCCCGGTCCGCTTCCTGTGGTCGCTGCTGCGCGTCCGGCCCGGACTGCTGATCCTCGCTCCCGTCACCGGCTCGTTGTGGCTGCTGCCGACCGCGGTGCTGCCGCTGGTCATCGGCCGCGCGCTGGACGCGGGCATCGCGGGCCGGGACGGTTCGGCGCTGCTCGGGTGGACCCTGGTGGCGCTGGGGCTCGGTGTCGTTCAGGCGCTGGGCGCGGCGGCGCTCGGGTGGACGGCGCACACGCTGTGGCTGCACGGCGCGGGCTCCGCGGAACGGGTGGTGCTGCACCACGTGGCGGGGCTCGGCGGGTCGCTCACCCGGCAGGTCCGCCACGGTGAGGTCGTGGCCGTCGGCTCCTCGGACATCTACCAGGTCGGCAAAGCGTTCGAGGTGCTCGCCAGGCTCGCCGGCGCCATCGTGGCGTTCCTCGTCGCGGCCGCCGCGCTGCTGACGATCTCCCCGCTGATGGGCGCCGTGGCCCTGGTCGGGGTGCCGCTGGCGACGCTGGGCATCGGCCCGCTGCTGCGCCCGCTGCGCCGCCGCGAAGAAGTCCAGCGGGAGAACCTCACCGGCCTGAACACGCTGGCCGCGGACATCGTCTCCGGCCTGCGCATCCTGCGCGGCATCGGCGGCGAAGCCCGGTTCCACGCCCGGTTCGTCACGGCGAGCGGGAAGGTGCGGGACGCCGGAATCGCCGCCGGACGCGTCACCGCGTGGCTGGCGGGCGCCGAGATCCTGCTGCCCGGACTGGTGACGGTGCTCGTCACGTGGCTGGGCGCGCGGATGGCGCTGAGCGGGACGATCAGCGTCGGCGAACTGGTGGCCTTCTACGGCGTGTCCAGCTTCCTGGTGATCCCGGTGCGCACCGCCACCGAAGCGGCGAGCACCTTCGCTTCCGCCGTGGTCGCGGCCGGCCGGGCGTGCGGGCTGCTGCGGCTGCGCCCGGAACCGGCCGATCCGCCGAAGCCGCGCGCGCTGCCCATCGGTCCGCTCGCCTTGGTCGACGAACGCACCGGCGCCCACGCCGAAGCGGGCGAACTCACCGCCATCGACGCCGCCGGGCACGGTGAGGCGCTGGCGGAGCGGTTCGCCCGGCACACCTCGGACGGCCGGGTGCACGCCGGGGACGTACCGCTCGACGAAGTCGAGATCGCGGTGCTTCGGGACCGGATCGTGCTGGCGCACAACCAGGACCTGCTGTTCGCCGGACCGGTCCGCGCCGGGCTCGACCTGGGATCGCCGGTGCTCGTGGAGACGGCCCTGCACGCCGCCGACGCCGAGGACGTGCTCGACGCGTTGCCCGCCGACGGCGCGCTCACCGAACAGGCCCGCTCGCTGTCCGGTGGGCAACGGCAACGACTGCTGCTGGCGCGCGCGTTGTGCAGCGACGCCGACGTGCTGGTGCTGGACGAACCGACCTCGGCCGTCGACGCGCACACCGAGGCGCGCATCGTGCGCCGAGTCCGGGAACTGCGGAAAGGACGGACCACAATCGTCCTCACCCAGAGCCCGCTGTGGCACGCGATCGCCGACCGGGCGCTGCACGTGACGGGAGGAGCGGAATGA
- a CDS encoding TetR/AcrR family transcriptional regulator: MTAATPKGERRRQALVEAAVELLSEGGLEAVRHRAVAERAGLPLASTTYYFTSLDDLVAAAVEHEARAELATGRARLDELADELRTVDAVTELLLDLLLGYDSRDGGTKPVLLRYERLVGSPRRPYLAPLMRELGGELHELLAEILTRSGMPVGRERLLELIALVDGAVVNALIESAPDPRAAARRMLRPKLG, translated from the coding sequence ATGACAGCGGCCACCCCGAAAGGCGAGCGCCGCCGCCAAGCCCTGGTCGAGGCGGCGGTGGAGCTGCTCTCCGAAGGCGGGCTCGAAGCGGTGCGGCATCGCGCCGTGGCGGAACGGGCCGGGCTGCCCCTCGCCTCCACCACCTACTACTTCACCTCGCTCGACGACCTCGTCGCCGCCGCCGTGGAGCACGAGGCCCGCGCCGAACTCGCCACCGGCCGCGCCCGGCTCGACGAGCTCGCCGACGAGCTGCGGACGGTGGACGCGGTGACCGAACTGCTGCTGGACCTGCTGCTCGGCTACGACTCGCGGGACGGCGGCACGAAACCGGTGCTGCTGCGCTACGAACGGCTCGTGGGCTCGCCGCGGCGGCCGTACCTGGCGCCGCTGATGCGGGAACTGGGCGGTGAGCTGCACGAACTGCTCGCCGAGATCCTCACGCGCAGCGGCATGCCCGTCGGGCGGGAGCGGTTGCTGGAGCTGATCGCGCTGGTCGACGGGGCCGTGGTGAACGCCCTCATCGAAAGCGCCCCGGACCCCCGCGCCGCCGCCCGCCGAATGCTCCGCCCCAAACTCGGCTGA
- a CDS encoding SigE family RNA polymerase sigma factor: protein MDQREEQEFAEYFAARREAVRRMAYMMCGDWHRADDLAQTAFIALHRHWRKVRDKGALDAYVRRTLSRAVIDESRRPWRRERFTDVLPDRPAESGSVDDGIATRQTLVAGLRQVPPKQRTVLVLRFLEGLDVAGVAEVMKCSEGTVKSQSARGLEALREALGGQLDDLRSTS from the coding sequence GTGGACCAGCGCGAGGAGCAGGAGTTCGCGGAGTATTTCGCGGCTCGGCGGGAGGCGGTTCGTCGGATGGCGTACATGATGTGCGGTGACTGGCATCGCGCTGACGATCTCGCCCAGACCGCGTTCATCGCCTTGCACCGTCACTGGCGCAAGGTGCGGGACAAGGGAGCGCTCGACGCGTACGTGCGCCGGACGCTCAGCCGGGCGGTGATCGACGAGTCTCGGCGCCCGTGGCGGCGGGAGCGGTTCACCGATGTGCTGCCGGACCGGCCCGCCGAGTCCGGTTCGGTTGATGACGGCATCGCGACCCGCCAGACGCTGGTCGCCGGTTTGCGCCAGGTTCCACCGAAGCAGCGGACCGTTTTGGTGCTGCGATTCCTGGAGGGGCTCGACGTCGCCGGGGTCGCCGAGGTCATGAAGTGCAGCGAGGGCACCGTGAAGAGCCAGTCGGCCCGTGGGCTGGAGGCGCTTCGGGAGGCTTTGGGCGGCCAACTCGACGATCTTCGATCGACGTCGTGA
- a CDS encoding shikimate dehydrogenase, whose product MAVIGDVGNGLLTGLIGAGIGPSLSPALHEREAAELGLRCLYRRLDLDELGLPATAVGELLRAARLTGFTGLNITHPAKQLVIEHLDELSPDAAALGAVNTVVFGEGGAVGHNTDWSGFARSLSRGLPDVPLDRVVLLGAGGAGAAVAHGLLTLGAGTVHVLDLDAGRAEAVATSLRGRFGADRAVAGGLDAGPAAALAAADGLVHATPVGMAAHPGLPVPVEALRPQLWVADVVYRPLETELVRTARARGCRVLDGGGMAVFQAADAFRLFTGCEPDADRMLRHFETLVTDPGGPRVHVAR is encoded by the coding sequence GTGGCTGTCATCGGCGACGTCGGCAACGGGTTGCTCACCGGACTGATCGGCGCGGGCATCGGCCCCTCGCTCAGTCCGGCCTTGCACGAACGGGAGGCCGCCGAACTCGGCTTGCGCTGCCTGTACCGCCGACTCGATCTGGACGAGCTGGGCCTGCCCGCGACGGCCGTCGGTGAACTGCTCCGGGCCGCCCGGCTCACCGGATTCACCGGGCTCAACATCACCCACCCGGCGAAACAGCTGGTCATCGAACACCTCGACGAGCTGTCCCCGGACGCGGCGGCGCTGGGCGCGGTGAACACCGTCGTGTTCGGCGAGGGCGGAGCCGTCGGTCACAACACCGACTGGTCCGGTTTCGCCCGCAGCCTCAGCCGCGGCCTGCCGGACGTGCCGCTGGACCGGGTGGTGCTGCTCGGCGCGGGCGGCGCGGGAGCCGCCGTCGCCCACGGGCTGCTCACCCTCGGCGCCGGGACGGTGCACGTGCTCGACCTGGACGCGGGCCGGGCCGAGGCCGTCGCCACATCGCTGCGCGGCCGCTTCGGCGCGGACCGGGCCGTGGCGGGCGGACTCGACGCCGGACCGGCCGCCGCGCTGGCGGCCGCCGACGGTCTGGTGCACGCCACTCCCGTCGGCATGGCCGCGCACCCCGGTCTGCCGGTGCCCGTCGAGGCGTTGCGCCCGCAGCTGTGGGTGGCCGACGTCGTGTACCGGCCGCTGGAGACCGAACTCGTCCGCACCGCGCGTGCCCGGGGCTGCCGGGTACTCGACGGTGGCGGCATGGCGGTGTTCCAAGCGGCGGACGCGTTCCGCCTGTTCACCGGGTGCGAACCGGACGCCGACCGGATGCTGCGCCACTTCGAGACGCTCGTGACCGACCCCGGAGGCCCCCGTGTCCACGTCGCCCGCTGA
- a CDS encoding low specificity L-threonine aldolase: protein MTKTASIDLRSDTVTRPDKRMAAAMAEAEVGDDVLDHDPTMRALEEKAAQLLGTAAALWVPSGTMGNLIALSVHLRRGDRFLAPRGAHVLHHELGSAAWLAGGMPEPLEWDAGPGRPTADSVRAHANGDRRYDALHTTLLCLENTHNAAGGAVIPPHEHAQLAAAARDRGLRVHLDGARIWNAATALELPPAALTVGVDTVQACLSKGLGAPVGSVVAGTSDFVAEARRVRKMLGGGVRQGGVLAAAGLLALDRVSALAADHRHAKLLADGLTELGWDITPPQTNIVLAAVPDVRLTLDWLQEIGVLAVPMDGNVRFVTHRDVAERDVKDVLRRISRTTPAAGIPQAG, encoded by the coding sequence GTGACCAAAACGGCATCCATAGATCTGCGTTCCGACACGGTCACGCGTCCCGACAAGCGGATGGCCGCGGCGATGGCCGAAGCCGAAGTCGGTGACGACGTGCTGGACCACGACCCCACGATGCGAGCGCTGGAGGAGAAGGCCGCCCAGCTGCTGGGCACGGCCGCCGCACTATGGGTGCCCAGCGGCACGATGGGCAATCTGATCGCGCTGTCGGTCCACCTCCGACGGGGAGACCGGTTCCTCGCGCCACGCGGGGCGCACGTGCTGCACCACGAACTCGGCTCCGCAGCGTGGCTCGCCGGCGGCATGCCGGAACCCCTCGAATGGGACGCCGGTCCGGGACGCCCCACCGCCGACTCGGTACGTGCGCACGCAAACGGTGACCGGCGCTACGACGCGCTGCACACCACGCTGCTGTGCCTGGAGAACACGCACAACGCCGCCGGCGGCGCCGTCATCCCGCCGCACGAGCACGCCCAGCTGGCCGCGGCCGCCCGGGACCGCGGACTGCGCGTGCACCTCGACGGCGCCCGGATCTGGAACGCCGCGACCGCCCTGGAACTGCCGCCCGCCGCGTTGACCGTCGGGGTCGACACGGTGCAGGCCTGCCTGAGCAAAGGACTCGGCGCACCGGTGGGTTCCGTAGTGGCGGGCACCAGCGACTTCGTCGCCGAAGCCCGCCGGGTGCGCAAAATGCTCGGCGGCGGAGTCCGGCAAGGCGGAGTGCTCGCCGCGGCCGGGCTGCTGGCGCTGGATCGGGTATCGGCCCTGGCGGCGGACCACCGGCACGCGAAGCTGCTCGCGGACGGCCTCACCGAACTCGGCTGGGACATCACGCCGCCGCAGACGAACATCGTGCTGGCCGCGGTGCCGGATGTGCGGCTCACCTTGGACTGGCTGCAGGAGATCGGGGTGCTTGCGGTGCCGATGGACGGCAACGTTCGGTTCGTTACTCATCGTGACGTGGCTGAGCGGGATGTCAAGGACGTGCTCCGCCGTATATCGCGCACGACCCCAGCAGCCGGTATACCTCAGGCTGGTTGA
- a CDS encoding bifunctional sugar phosphate isomerase/epimerase/4-hydroxyphenylpyruvate dioxygenase family protein: MSTSPAERARSIATVCLSGSLEDKLTAASAAGFGGVEIFENDLIASASAPERIRERCAELGLSIDLYQPFRDFEAVPPDVLRANLRRAERKFDLMARLGADTVLVCSSVSPDAVDDDDLAAEQLRELAELAAERGIRVCYEALAWGRFVNTYEHAWRIVRRADHPSLGVCLDSFHILSRGSDLTTIRTIPAEKLFFLQLADAPRLNMDLLQWSRHHRLFPGQGEFDLAEFVGTVLAAGYAGPLSLEVFNDVFRQSDPGPAAVDAMRSLLALEESVAAPVHLPPPAELSGPAFVELGADDSGGERLNSTLAALGFRSAGRHRSKPVRLWEQGAARILVNTEPDRPEHRGGGALAALGVHSADPPASTRRAEGLLAPVLPRSARPDEADLSSVAAPDGTALFFCRTDADRDAGWLGDFEPEQDERGQDAGVTGIDHVAMTQPFDHFDEAILFYRSVLGLRPAPPVEFAAPFGLVRSRMVLDRGETVRIALDSAVLRRGPWAPGVRHPQHVALSSDDVFASARAMRELGAPVVAIPDNYYDDLDARLELPPDLLASLRENSILYDRDRQGEYLHFSVAVPGSRVFFEIVQRINGYRARGESNAPVRMAAHRRRRLESK; this comes from the coding sequence GTGTCCACGTCGCCCGCTGAACGCGCCCGCTCCATCGCCACGGTCTGCCTGTCCGGCTCGCTGGAGGACAAGCTCACCGCCGCTTCCGCCGCCGGATTCGGCGGGGTGGAGATCTTCGAGAACGACCTGATCGCCTCCGCCTCCGCGCCGGAGCGGATCCGGGAACGCTGCGCGGAACTGGGCCTGTCCATCGACCTCTACCAGCCGTTCCGGGATTTCGAAGCGGTCCCGCCCGACGTGCTGCGGGCCAATCTGCGCCGCGCCGAGCGGAAGTTCGACCTGATGGCGCGGCTCGGCGCGGACACCGTGCTGGTGTGCTCCTCGGTCTCCCCGGACGCGGTGGACGACGACGATCTGGCCGCCGAGCAGCTGCGCGAACTCGCCGAGCTGGCCGCCGAACGCGGCATCCGGGTCTGCTACGAGGCGCTGGCCTGGGGACGGTTCGTGAACACCTACGAACACGCTTGGCGCATCGTGCGCCGCGCCGACCACCCGTCGCTGGGCGTGTGCCTGGACAGCTTCCACATCTTGTCGCGCGGCAGCGATCTCACCACGATCCGCACCATCCCGGCGGAGAAGTTGTTCTTCCTCCAGCTGGCCGACGCGCCCCGGCTGAACATGGACCTGTTGCAGTGGAGCAGGCATCACCGGCTCTTCCCAGGTCAAGGCGAGTTCGACCTGGCCGAGTTCGTCGGCACCGTGCTCGCCGCGGGTTACGCGGGGCCGTTGTCGCTGGAGGTTTTCAACGACGTGTTCCGGCAGTCGGACCCCGGCCCGGCGGCGGTGGACGCGATGCGTTCGCTGCTCGCGCTGGAGGAATCGGTGGCCGCCCCCGTGCACCTGCCGCCCCCTGCGGAGCTGTCCGGCCCGGCCTTCGTGGAGCTCGGCGCGGACGACTCCGGGGGCGAGCGGTTGAACTCGACGCTGGCCGCGCTCGGTTTCCGGTCGGCCGGGCGGCACCGCTCCAAGCCGGTGCGCCTGTGGGAGCAGGGCGCCGCGCGGATCTTGGTGAACACCGAACCGGACCGGCCCGAGCATCGTGGCGGTGGGGCGTTGGCCGCGCTCGGGGTGCACAGCGCGGACCCGCCCGCCTCGACCCGGCGCGCGGAAGGGCTGCTGGCGCCGGTGTTGCCTCGGTCCGCCCGGCCCGACGAGGCTGATCTGTCCTCGGTCGCCGCGCCGGACGGCACGGCGCTGTTCTTCTGCCGCACCGACGCGGACCGCGACGCGGGGTGGCTGGGCGACTTCGAGCCCGAGCAGGACGAACGGGGTCAAGACGCGGGCGTCACCGGCATCGACCACGTCGCGATGACCCAGCCGTTCGACCACTTCGACGAGGCGATCCTGTTCTACCGCTCGGTGCTGGGCCTGCGCCCCGCTCCGCCGGTGGAGTTCGCCGCACCGTTCGGCTTGGTGCGCAGCCGGATGGTGCTGGACCGGGGCGAGACGGTGCGCATCGCGCTCGATTCGGCGGTGCTGCGCAGAGGACCGTGGGCACCGGGCGTCCGGCACCCGCAACACGTGGCGCTGAGCAGCGACGACGTGTTCGCCAGCGCGCGTGCGATGCGGGAATTGGGCGCACCGGTCGTGGCGATCCCGGACAACTACTACGACGACCTGGACGCCCGCCTGGAGCTCCCACCGGACCTGCTCGCTTCCTTGCGCGAGAACTCGATCCTCTACGACCGCGACCGCCAAGGCGAATACCTGCACTTCTCGGTGGCCGTCCCGGGCTCCCGAGTCTTCTTCGAAATCGTCCAACGCATCAACGGCTACCGAGCCCGCGGCGAATCCAACGCCCCGGTCCGGATGGCGGCCCACCGCAGACGCCGCCTGGAATCCAAGTAG